The Bradysia coprophila strain Holo2 chromosome II, BU_Bcop_v1, whole genome shotgun sequence genome has a segment encoding these proteins:
- the LOC119071850 gene encoding purine nucleoside phosphorylase-like isoform X2 produces the protein MNIVQGNGKIDLNGNGYTNGSSYKNGGGICKEEDLYTYDTLDQIAKFFLDRTKVRPKIGIICGSGLGALAEMLKNVDKFPYSSIPNFPVSTVEGHAGQMMFGYLDNVPVMCMQGRFHYYEGYPLAKCSMPIRVMKLVGVTHLIATNAAGGLNPDYKVGDIVIVKDHINIMGFAGNNPLQGPNDTRFGPRFPPMNKAYDRKLIDFAMQIAEEMGMKDEVHEGVYTCLGGPNYETVAELKMLKILGVDAVGMSTVHEVVTARHCDITAFAFSIITNKCVTEYESMEEACHDEVVDVGKRRQSTLSSLVCKMVSKIHNEAM, from the exons ATGAATATCGTTCAGGGTAATggtaaaatcgatttaaacGGCAATGGATACACGAACGGCAGTTCATACAAAAATGGAGGAGGCATTTGCAAGGAAGAAGATTT ATACACATATGACACACTCGATCAAATTGCTAAATTCTTCCTGGATAGAACTAAAGTGCGACCGAAAATCGGTATCATATGCGGATCGGGACTGGGAGCATTAGccgaaatgttaaaaaatgtcgACAAATTTCCATATTCGTCCATACCAAACTTTCCGGTATCAACTGTTGAAGGCCATGCAGGACAAATGATGTTCGGTTACTTAGATAATGTGCCTGTCATGTGCATGCAAGGTCGTTTCCATTATTACGAAGGATACCCATTGGCTAAG TGCTCAATGCCTATCCGAGTTATGAAACTTGTGGGCGTAACACATCTGATTGCTACGAATGCCGCTGGTGGTCTAAATCCAGATTATAAAGTGGGCGACATAGTGATTGTAAAAGATCACATTAACATAATGGGTTTCGCCGGTAATAATCCGTTACAAGGCCCTAACGATACCAGATTCGGCCCCAGATTTCCGCCAATGAACAAAGCTTACGatcgaaaattgattgattttgcCATGCAAATTGCCGAGGAGATGGGAATGAAAGACGAGGTTCACGAGGGCGTGTATACATGCTTGGGCGGTCCAAATTATGAAACGGTGgctgaattgaaaatgttaaaaattttgggtGTCGATGCTGTTGGTATGTCGACTGTTCATGAG GTTGTCACGGCCAGGCATTGTGACATAACGGCGTTTGCCTTCAGTATAATTACCAACAAGTGCGTTACCGAGTATGAAAGCATGGAAGAGGCCTGTCACGATGAAGTTGTAGATGTTGGAAAGCGCCGTCAATCAACTCTATCGTCATTAGTATGTAAAATGGTGTCAAAGATTCACAACGAGGCAATGTAA